GTACTACTGCTTTTGCTCCGTTTTAGAGTAACAATTCTTTGGTTGGGATTATCTACTATTTCGCTTATTATCTCTGTACAATACAATCAGAAAAACAATGAGACATTTCATAATTATACTTCTGTAACTCATAGCTACATAGAATCCATCCGAGCAAAGCTGATGAAACGATACTACACACGCCAAGAAAATGAAGCTCTACGTGCCGAAAATCTGCGATTACGGCAAGAGTTGATGCATAAAAACTATCTTATACGCAGACTTTCTTTTCCAAAGCTTCCCGATAGTTTATCTCTAAGCTCGGATTGGACACTCATTCCTGCGCGAGTAGTTAATCAAACTATACATAAACAATACAATTTTATTACTCTCAATGCAGGTAGTCAGGATGGTGTAGCTAAAGGGGATGGAGTTATATGCGCGCAAGGCGTGGTAGGGATTGTAATAGCTGTGAGTAAGAACTATTGCGTAGCAGCTAGTGTGTTAAATAAAAATACTAAAATCAGAGCAAAAACCAGTGTAGAAGGTTCTGTAGGTATATTAGAATGGCAAGGCGATAAGGTTACCACGGCTAAGCTTAACTACGTTCCTGCTCATGTACTCATTCAACCCAATGACGTAGTAGTTACTTCTAGCTACGCAAACATATTTCCTGATGGCATTTTAGTCGGCAGACTAGCCCAGGTACAAAAGGCAGGTACAAATTTTTTTGACTTGACAGTTACATTGAGTACAAACTTCTCTCGTTTGACTGATGTGTACATAACACACCACAAAACTCGGGGAGAGTTAGAAGAAATAGAAAAAAATACTTTACCACATGAATAAAGCATTCTACTATGCAAGGCAAATTCTGGTTACTGTGGCTTAAACATGGAATTCTTTTTTTAGTTCAAATTCTATTCATTAACCATCTTCACATTGATTTAATCCCCTCACCTAATTTGTATATTGTTACTATTTTAATGTTCCCCTTGCAAATAAGTAGAGTTATAGGCATTTTTGTAGCATTTAGTTTGGGCTTGTTCCAAGATATTTTTACACAATCTTTGGGATATCATGCTTTCTCTGCCACTACCTTGATGTATTTAAGACATTATTGGCTTATATTTTTGTTAGGTAGAACCACCATAGAGAAAGACAAAGATTTTGACCTCAATCGAAGTAGTCCTGCTTGGATACTCTCATACTTTATTCCA
Above is a genomic segment from Bacteroidia bacterium containing:
- a CDS encoding rod shape-determining protein MreC yields the protein MRNVLLLLLRFRVTILWLGLSTISLIISVQYNQKNNETFHNYTSVTHSYIESIRAKLMKRYYTRQENEALRAENLRLRQELMHKNYLIRRLSFPKLPDSLSLSSDWTLIPARVVNQTIHKQYNFITLNAGSQDGVAKGDGVICAQGVVGIVIAVSKNYCVAASVLNKNTKIRAKTSVEGSVGILEWQGDKVTTAKLNYVPAHVLIQPNDVVVTSSYANIFPDGILVGRLAQVQKAGTNFFDLTVTLSTNFSRLTDVYITHHKTRGELEEIEKNTLPHE